One Falco biarmicus isolate bFalBia1 chromosome 13, bFalBia1.pri, whole genome shotgun sequence genomic region harbors:
- the CCNL1 gene encoding cyclin-L1, whose protein sequence is MASAATHPAPPPAAATASVAPPPAPAAPGILIGDRLYSEVSLTIDHSLIPEERLSPTPSMQDGLDLQCETDLRILGCELIQAAGILLRLPQVAMATGQVLFHRFFYSKSFVKHSFEIVAMACINLASKIEEAPRRIRDVINVFHHLRQLRAKRTPSPLILDQNYINTKNQVIKAERRVLKELGFCVHVKHPHKIIVMYLQVLECERNQTLVQTAWNYMNDSLRTNVFVRFQPETIACACIYLAARALQIPLPTRPHWFLLFGTTEEEIQEICLTTLKLYTRKKPNYEFLDKEVEKRKMALQEAKLKAKGLNPDGTPALSALGGFSPASKPSSPREVKTEEKTPVSVNTKTIKKEPEERQQASKSPYNGMRKESKRSRSSRSASRSRSRTKSRSRSHTPRRHYNNRRSLSGTYSSRSRSRSRSHSGSPRRHHNHGSPHLKTKHSKEDLKSANRHGHKRKKSRSRSQSKSRDHSDAAKKHRHERGHHRDRRERSRSFERSHKGKHHGSSRSGHSRHRR, encoded by the exons ATGGCATCCGCCGCCACACACCCGgctcccccccccgccgccgccaccgctAGTGTTGCTCCCCCGCCGGCTCCCGCCGCTCCGGGCATCCTTATCGGCGACCGGCTCTACTCGGAGGTGTCGCTCACCATCGACCACTCGCTCATCCCGGAGGAGCGCCTCTCGCCTACCCCCTCCATGCAGGACGGCCTAGACCTGCAGTGCGAGACCGACCTGCGCATCCTGGGCTGCGAGCTCATCCAGGCGGCCGGCATCCTCCTCCGCCTGCCGCAG GTGGCGATGGCGACGGGGCAGGTGCTGTTTCATCGGTTCTTCTATTCGAAGTCTTTCGTCAAGCACAGCTTCGAG ATTGTTGCTATGGCCTGTATCAATCTCGCATCCAAAATTGAAGAGGCGCCTCGTCGTATAAGGGACGTGATCAACGTGTTTCATCATTTACGTCAGTTAAGAGCAAAAAG GACTCCAAGCCCCCTGATACTTGATCAGAACTACATAAACACCAAAAATCAAGTaatcaaagcagaaaggagGGTACTGAAGGAGTTGGGATTTTGTGTTCATGTCAAGCATCCACATAAG ATCATTGTTATGTATTTACAAGTCTTAGAATGTGAACGTAATCAAACCCTGGTACAGACAGCCTG gaattaCATGAATGACAGCCTTCGAACAAATGTGTTTGTTCGCTTTCAGCCAGAGACTATAGCATGTGCTTGCATTTATCTTGCTGCTAGGGCTCTGCAG ATTCCACTACCTACCCGTCCTCACTGGTTCTTGCTCTTTGGTACCACAGAAGAGGAGATCCAGGAGATATGCTTAACAACTCTTAAGCTTTATACCAGAAAAAAG CCCAATTATGAATTCCTGGATAAAGAagtagaaaagaggaaaatggcACTACAGGAAGCTAAACTGAAGGCAAAAGGTTTAAATCCAGATGGAACTCCAGCACTTTCAGCATTGGGTGGCTTTTCTCCTGCATCCAAACCAT CTTCCCCAAGAGAAGTAAAAACTGAAGAGAAGACTCCAGTCTCTGTGAATaccaaaaccattaaaaaagaGCCAGAAGAGAGGCAGCAAGCTTCAAAGAGCCCTTACAATGG catgagaaaagaaagcaagagaagtagaagcagcagaagtgctAGTCGATCTAGGTCAAGAACAAAGTCAAGGTCTCGATCACATACTCCTAGGCGGCA CTACAACAATAGGCGGAGCCTGTCTGGGACATACAGCTCAAGGTCAAGAAGCAGGTCCCGCAGCCACAGTGGCAGCCCTCGCCGACACCACAATCATGGCTCGCCACACCTGAAGACCAAGCATAGCAAGGAAGACCTGAAGAGTGCAAATAGACATGgtcacaagaggaaaaaatcacGTTCACGTTCTCAGAGCAAATCCAGGGATCATTCTGATGCTGCCAAGAAGCACAGGCACGAGCGGGGACACCACAGAGACCGGCGCGAGAGATCCCGCTCCTTCGAGAGATCTCACAAAGGCAAACACCACGGCAGCAGCCGGTCAGGACACAGCAGGCACAGGCGCTGA